The Planococcus liqunii genome includes a region encoding these proteins:
- a CDS encoding two-component system sensor histidine kinase NtrB translates to MERSSTNQNRNRLFIHLFGGASVIHLLLPLIADFPMAIYSPLFGLAAYIVLLVLQAVKYNERKIQILVLLFMNFYVFILNFEALSAVTVIYFAIPIIASALYYDTFPIIALGVLTAIETFLLAFVFDELSDRASVHYVHLSLFVFILCILLLTTLHSIYFSRIWSQLEQQNESMEKALISKEGYLQLFFETAKDAFAVFDVDNKIIAINPAFEELYGWTLEECIGQSISLVPPEKSEEAAVRTLQVQKGESFSLLETVDAKKDGSRFHAQITLSPITDEAGNVVATSIISRDISYQKEAERLIVQAEKMKLAGEIAAGVAHEVRNPMTVISGFVQMMHNDLDYPYKDYTKLIQSELERINLIISEFLVLAKPQASEAKRISLRQTLEDIFVLFGPELNRQGIQFIKHWEKDDFDVRAEDHQLKQVLINLIKNSIDAIERQGEITLHIENFDDGFVSLRIRDNGVGIPEEVMARIFEPFYTTKATGTGLGLIISQKIIREHGGSLEIDSQEGNGTTATILLPKA, encoded by the coding sequence ATGGAGCGTTCTTCAACCAATCAAAATAGAAATAGGCTGTTTATCCATTTATTTGGAGGCGCGAGCGTTATCCATTTGCTGCTCCCACTGATTGCCGACTTTCCTATGGCCATTTATTCCCCGTTGTTCGGACTCGCAGCTTATATTGTCTTGCTTGTCCTGCAAGCCGTAAAGTATAATGAGCGGAAAATTCAAATTCTGGTTCTTCTTTTCATGAACTTTTATGTATTTATCTTAAATTTCGAGGCATTGTCTGCAGTAACGGTAATCTACTTTGCGATCCCGATTATTGCATCCGCCTTGTACTACGATACGTTTCCGATCATCGCTTTAGGGGTGTTGACCGCCATCGAAACCTTTTTACTGGCTTTTGTTTTTGATGAATTAAGCGACAGAGCGTCTGTCCACTATGTTCATTTATCGCTATTTGTTTTTATACTCTGCATCCTGCTTTTGACTACGCTTCATTCGATTTACTTCAGCCGGATCTGGTCTCAGCTGGAGCAGCAGAACGAATCCATGGAAAAGGCGCTCATATCAAAAGAAGGCTATCTTCAATTGTTTTTTGAAACAGCCAAAGACGCGTTTGCCGTCTTTGATGTGGACAATAAAATTATCGCCATCAATCCCGCTTTTGAAGAATTGTATGGCTGGACATTGGAAGAATGCATCGGGCAGTCGATTTCGCTTGTTCCGCCGGAAAAATCAGAAGAAGCGGCCGTCCGCACCCTGCAAGTCCAAAAAGGCGAGAGTTTTTCCTTGCTCGAAACCGTAGACGCCAAAAAAGACGGCAGCCGTTTCCATGCCCAAATCACTTTGTCGCCCATTACAGACGAAGCAGGGAATGTCGTGGCTACTTCCATTATTTCACGGGATATTTCTTATCAGAAAGAAGCGGAAAGGCTGATTGTCCAGGCAGAAAAAATGAAGCTTGCGGGAGAGATCGCCGCTGGCGTTGCCCACGAAGTCCGAAATCCAATGACGGTTATCTCGGGCTTTGTCCAAATGATGCATAATGATCTGGATTATCCGTACAAAGATTACACGAAGTTGATCCAATCTGAATTGGAGCGCATTAATCTCATTATCAGTGAATTTTTGGTATTGGCAAAACCGCAGGCTTCTGAAGCCAAAAGGATCAGTTTGCGCCAAACCTTGGAGGATATTTTTGTTTTGTTCGGCCCGGAGCTGAACAGGCAAGGCATCCAATTCATCAAGCATTGGGAAAAAGATGATTTTGATGTCCGGGCGGAAGATCATCAGCTGAAGCAAGTGCTGATCAACTTGATAAAAAATTCAATCGATGCAATCGAACGGCAAGGTGAAATTACGTTGCATATTGAAAACTTCGACGATGGATTCGTCTCGCTGCGCATTCGGGATAATGGAGTTGGGATTCCCGAAGAAGTAATGGCGCGTATTTTCGAACCTTTCTACACCACCAAAGCGACCGGAACCGGCCTCGGCCTGATCATTTCCCAGAAAATCATCCGTGAACACGGCGGCAGCCTGGAAATCGACAGCCAGGAAGGAAACGGCACCACTGCCACTATTCTTTTGCCAAAAGCGTAA
- a CDS encoding PepSY domain-containing protein, with protein sequence MRKWMLMAAGTVLLGIIVIAFLLNPFIGSESISAQEAEQSVLDLYGGELVGTSEVDNHFEVDFNKANGLYTAMVNKATGQVESMKLIEKKEPATRLNEEQAGAAALKKVNGTLENVTYLKDSQQYEVKIKDEKNITTVLVAAATGEIGDITAEPITKPDAKPEPEPEPDAVITEDEAIAIAKQTLDGEVQEIEFVQTEGGGYYLIEIENEESEREVTVQIHAIRGETLTVEWDD encoded by the coding sequence ATGAGAAAATGGATGCTAATGGCAGCTGGGACGGTCTTGCTTGGAATAATTGTCATTGCCTTTCTCTTAAATCCGTTTATCGGCAGCGAAAGCATCAGTGCACAAGAGGCAGAGCAATCGGTGCTGGACCTATACGGAGGAGAACTTGTTGGAACTTCTGAAGTGGACAACCATTTTGAGGTGGACTTCAATAAAGCGAATGGTCTTTATACCGCAATGGTTAACAAAGCCACGGGCCAGGTGGAATCGATGAAGCTGATCGAGAAAAAAGAACCAGCCACCCGATTGAATGAAGAACAGGCAGGAGCGGCTGCATTAAAAAAAGTGAACGGAACGCTGGAAAACGTCACGTATTTGAAAGACAGCCAGCAATACGAAGTGAAAATAAAAGATGAAAAAAATATCACAACCGTGCTTGTAGCAGCGGCGACAGGAGAAATTGGGGACATCACCGCCGAACCAATTACAAAACCGGATGCGAAACCGGAGCCAGAACCAGAACCGGATGCGGTCATCACCGAGGACGAAGCCATCGCGATTGCGAAACAGACGCTTGACGGCGAAGTACAGGAAATTGAGTTTGTCCAGACCGAAGGCGGAGGCTATTATTTGATCGAAATTGAAAATGAAGAATCCGAACGGGAAGTGACGGTCCAGATCCATGCAATCCGTGGTGAAACCTTAACGGTTGAATGGGACGATTAA
- a CDS encoding PepSY domain-containing protein has product MKKFIYIPVVAGALTFGGIVLANTDTNPAGTSETNSNSANVQNSNQQSNQKAPKLTFDDASAKALEIVGGTITDIELERNMNSAYYEVDVTHEGYEYDLKFDADTGEVLEQKREKEDDRDDDSDDIVSTEGLISSEEATKAALVAASGTVKDMELDNDDGVAQYEFEIEDGKTEHEVTVNAKDGSIIKHETDKNDNDDDNDDD; this is encoded by the coding sequence ATGAAAAAATTCATTTACATCCCGGTAGTAGCAGGCGCGTTAACTTTTGGAGGAATTGTACTGGCCAACACAGATACAAATCCAGCAGGAACTTCTGAAACCAATTCAAACAGTGCCAATGTCCAAAACAGCAATCAGCAGTCTAACCAAAAAGCGCCGAAGCTTACATTTGATGATGCTTCTGCAAAAGCGCTTGAAATTGTGGGCGGAACCATCACAGACATTGAATTAGAAAGAAATATGAACAGTGCTTACTATGAAGTAGACGTGACACACGAAGGCTATGAATACGATTTGAAATTTGATGCCGACACAGGAGAAGTCTTGGAACAAAAACGTGAAAAAGAAGACGACCGCGATGACGATTCAGACGATATCGTCTCAACTGAAGGCTTGATCAGTTCGGAAGAAGCGACAAAAGCTGCCCTTGTAGCAGCTAGCGGAACGGTGAAAGACATGGAATTGGACAATGACGACGGTGTTGCGCAATACGAATTTGAAATTGAAGACGGCAAAACCGAACACGAAGTGACCGTCAATGCAAAAGACGGTTCTATTATTAAACATGAAACTGACAAGAATGATAACGATGACGACAACGACGATGATTGA
- a CDS encoding UDP-N-acetylmuramoyl-L-alanyl-D-glutamate--2,6-diaminopimelate ligase — protein MNTHQLIENIPYNQLIGTLPETVEHITMDSREVRRGSVFICIKGYTVDGHDFAQQAAVQGAVLIVSEQPLDLPDTPVLLVADSDRTLGLLAAKFYGYPSKGMQMIGVTGTNGKTSVSGILHSMLMELGKTSAVTGTIGFNLNGELHPSANTTSDALTTQQMIARAKEAGCSHMTMEVSSHGLVLGRLAGVEFNTAIFTNLTHDHLDFHGTMEEYGHAKGLLFSQLGQNLQEKKQAVLNADDPWSEKYADMTSHPVYTYGVKEEAQFKAGNIEMGDHGTTFTLTCPEGEFAVSMKLLGQFNVSNALAAIAALYAEGFELAEVLSALSRIAPVEGRMQKVELDAPVSIFIDYAHTPDAIEKAIDAVTDFKTNRIIFLVGTGGNRDKTKRPIMAQKASVADYVVLTTDDPRYEEYDSILNDLQTGMEHANFACIGDRAEAVKHAIAQAEPGDIIILAGKGHEDYQIIGSTKYPHSDKEIAIQEAMKKFR, from the coding sequence ATGAACACACACCAACTGATCGAAAATATTCCTTATAATCAATTGATCGGGACATTGCCGGAAACGGTGGAACACATTACCATGGATTCCCGTGAAGTGAGAAGAGGATCTGTTTTTATTTGCATCAAAGGATATACAGTGGATGGCCACGATTTTGCTCAGCAGGCGGCGGTGCAAGGCGCTGTCTTAATTGTATCGGAGCAGCCGCTCGACTTGCCGGACACTCCTGTGTTGCTTGTCGCAGATTCAGACCGGACCCTCGGTTTGCTTGCCGCCAAATTTTACGGCTACCCGTCAAAAGGAATGCAGATGATCGGCGTAACCGGCACCAACGGCAAAACTAGCGTGTCCGGAATTCTGCATTCCATGCTGATGGAACTTGGCAAAACTTCCGCAGTGACCGGAACCATCGGCTTTAATCTGAACGGGGAGCTGCACCCGTCAGCAAATACGACAAGTGATGCATTGACTACGCAGCAGATGATCGCCAGAGCCAAAGAAGCAGGCTGTTCCCATATGACGATGGAAGTTTCTTCCCATGGGCTGGTGCTTGGGCGCCTGGCGGGAGTTGAATTCAATACGGCGATTTTCACTAATTTAACGCATGATCACCTGGATTTCCACGGAACGATGGAGGAATACGGGCATGCAAAAGGCTTGCTGTTTTCACAGCTCGGCCAAAATCTTCAGGAGAAAAAGCAAGCCGTTTTGAACGCTGACGATCCATGGTCGGAAAAGTATGCGGATATGACTTCTCATCCAGTTTATACATACGGAGTGAAGGAAGAAGCTCAGTTTAAAGCAGGAAATATCGAAATGGGCGACCATGGCACCACGTTCACTTTAACTTGTCCGGAAGGCGAATTTGCCGTTTCGATGAAATTGCTCGGACAATTCAATGTATCCAATGCTTTAGCGGCCATTGCCGCCTTGTATGCAGAAGGATTTGAGCTGGCAGAGGTTCTGTCTGCATTGTCCCGAATTGCACCGGTAGAAGGACGCATGCAAAAAGTGGAATTGGACGCTCCAGTTTCCATCTTCATCGATTATGCGCATACACCGGATGCCATCGAAAAAGCCATTGACGCAGTAACTGATTTCAAGACGAACCGGATTATCTTCCTGGTCGGAACAGGGGGGAACCGGGACAAGACGAAGCGGCCGATTATGGCCCAAAAAGCTTCGGTTGCGGATTACGTGGTCTTGACGACGGATGATCCGCGCTACGAAGAATACGACAGCATTTTAAACGATTTGCAAACAGGCATGGAACACGCCAATTTTGCCTGCATCGGTGACCGGGCAGAAGCGGTCAAACATGCCATTGCTCAAGCCGAACCTGGGGACATCATCATTTTGGCAGGAAAAGGCCACGAGGATTACCAAATCATCGGCTCAACAAAATATCCGCACAGCGACAAAGAAATTGCCATCCAGGAAGCCATGAAAAAATTCCGTTGA
- a CDS encoding M42 family metallopeptidase: protein MEWNKQETLDLLKELVEIPSPSGYTMDIMKTIKKHLDDWNAEYRMTQKGAVIATIQGKDQSRHRLLTAHVDTLGAMVKEIKPTGRLKLSLVGGFKFNAIEGENCLIHKADGTTLSGTILMHQTTVHVYKDAGTADRDENNMEVRLDEKAFSADEVRALGIEVGDFVSFDPRFAATDSGYIKSRHLDDKASTALLLQLLKQLKVSGEELPHTTHFYISNNEEIGYGGNSNIPEQTAEYIAVDMGAIGDGQASDEYTVSICAKDSSGPYHYGLTRHLIALANQHQIDYKVDIYPYYGSDASAAIGAGADVKHALFGPGIEASHSYERTHIDSLKAAGALLHAYVMSPLVTE, encoded by the coding sequence ATTGAATGGAATAAACAAGAAACGCTGGATTTATTAAAAGAGCTAGTGGAAATTCCCAGTCCATCAGGCTATACAATGGACATTATGAAGACTATCAAAAAGCACTTGGACGACTGGAATGCTGAATACAGGATGACCCAAAAAGGGGCAGTCATTGCGACCATTCAGGGCAAAGACCAAAGCAGGCACCGCTTGTTAACGGCCCATGTCGATACGCTCGGCGCGATGGTTAAAGAAATCAAACCAACCGGCCGTTTGAAATTATCACTTGTCGGCGGGTTTAAATTTAATGCGATTGAAGGCGAAAATTGCCTTATACATAAAGCAGATGGCACGACTTTGTCAGGCACGATTTTGATGCATCAGACGACGGTCCATGTCTATAAGGACGCAGGCACTGCTGATCGGGACGAAAATAATATGGAAGTCCGCTTGGATGAAAAAGCCTTTTCAGCAGATGAAGTCCGGGCACTCGGCATCGAAGTGGGCGATTTTGTATCGTTTGATCCGCGTTTTGCGGCGACGGACTCAGGATATATCAAATCCCGCCATCTGGATGACAAAGCCAGCACGGCGCTGCTGCTTCAATTGCTTAAGCAATTGAAGGTGTCAGGCGAAGAATTGCCGCATACTACCCATTTTTATATTTCAAACAATGAAGAAATCGGATACGGCGGCAACTCCAATATTCCAGAACAAACAGCGGAATACATTGCGGTGGATATGGGCGCCATCGGAGATGGGCAGGCATCGGACGAATACACCGTATCCATTTGTGCCAAAGACTCGAGCGGACCTTACCACTATGGCCTTACCCGCCATTTGATCGCCCTGGCGAATCAGCATCAGATTGATTATAAAGTCGACATTTACCCTTATTACGGATCAGATGCTTCAGCGGCGATCGGAGCCGGGGCAGACGTCAAACATGCCTTATTTGGGCCGGGGATTGAAGCGTCTCATTCCTATGAACGCACCCATATCGATTCATTGAAAGCCGCGGGGGCATTGCTTCATGCATATGTCATGTCTCCGCTAGTTACAGAGTAG